Proteins co-encoded in one Nicotiana sylvestris chromosome 7, ASM39365v2, whole genome shotgun sequence genomic window:
- the LOC104231272 gene encoding alanine--glyoxylate aminotransferase 2 homolog 3, mitochondrial-like isoform X1: protein MRRFIPKMALLRKNQPQSLFSCRPNSSVAQSCTSLHQQEDDTSLPKMPPFDYTPPPYTGPSAHEILLKRQTYLNPAIFHFYKKPLNLVDGKMQYLYDENGRRYLDAFGGIATVCCGHCHPEVVESIVNQTKRLQHSTVLYLNHAVADFAEALASKLPGDLKVVFFTNSGTEANELALMMARLYTGCQDVISLRNGYHGNAAGTMGSTAQSSYKFNVVQTGVHHALNPDQYRGVFGSDGLKYARDLDDLITYGTSGRVAGFIAEAIQGVGGILELAPGYLPAVYDRVRKAGGICIADEVQSGFARTGSHFWGFEGHGVVPDIVTMAKGIGNGIPLGAVVTTPEIAKVLTNRSYFNTFGGNPVCTAGGLAVLRVIEKEKLQQNAFSVGSYLKNRLTSLMEKHEIIGDVRGRGLMLGVELVTDRQSKTPAKVEILRVMEQMKEMGVLIGKGGFYGNVFRVTPPLCFTKEDADFLVDVMDYSMSKM, encoded by the exons ATGCGGAGATTCATCCCTAAAATGGCACTGCTGCGAAAAAATCAGCCCCAGTCCCTGTTCAGTTGTCGACCCAATTCCTCAGTTGCGCAATCTTGCACGTCTCTTCACCAACAAGAAGATGACACGTCACTTCCCAAAATGCCCCCTTTTGATTATACTCCGCCGCCTTACACCGGTCCCTCCGCCCATGAAATCCTTCTCAAACGCCAAACTTATCTTAACCCAGCCATCTTCCATTTTTacaagaagccc TTGAATTTGGTGGATGGGAAGATGCAGTATTTGTATGACGAAAATGGGCGGAGATATCTAGATGCATTTGGAGGGATTGCTACAGTGTGTTGTGGGCATTGCCATCCTGAGGTGGTTGAATCAATTGTTAATCAAACAAAGCGTTTGCAGCACTCCACTGTTTTGTATTTGAATCATGCTGTAGCTGATTTTGCTGAGGCACTTGCATCCAAGTTGCCTGGAGATCTCAAG GTTGTCTTCTTTACAAATTCGGGCACGGAGGCGAATGAGTTGGCTTTGATGATGGCACGGTTGTACACTGGTTGCCAAGATGTTATTTCCCTTAGGAATGGCTATCATGGCAATGCTGCTGGGACAATGGGTTCCACTGCCCAGTCGAGCTACAAGTTCAATGTTGTACAG ACTGGAGTTCACCATGCCCTGAACCCTGATCAATATAGAGGTGTGTTTGGTTCAGACGGACTGAAATATGCGAGGGATTTAGATGATTTGATCACCTATGGAACTAGTGGTCGTGTGGCTGGTTTTATTGCAGAAGCTATACAG GGAGTTGGCGGGATTTTGGAGCTGGCCCCAGGATACTTGCCAGCGGTCTATGACAGAGTCAGAAAGGCAGGAGGCATTTGTATAGCTGATGAGGTCCAGTCGGGATTTGCTCGGACGGGGAGCCatttttggggatttgaaggtcACGGTGTCGTGCCTGATATTGTTACCATGGCAAAG GGCATTGGAAATGGCATCCCACTTGGTGCTGTGGTCACCACACCCGAGATTGCAAAGGTCCTGACTAATCGCAGTTATTTCAACACCTTCGGCGGTAATCCTGTGTGTACTGCTGGGGGCCTAGCTGTTCTCAGAGTAATTGAAAAAGAGAAGCTTCAGCAAAATGCATTCAGTGTCGGATCATATCTTAAAAACCGGCTTACTTCTCTAATGGAGAAACATGAAA TAATTGGTGATGTGAGGGGAAGAGGTCTGATGCTTGGCGTTGAGCTGGTTACTGATAGACAGTCAAAAACTCCAGCTAAGGTGGAAATATTGCGAGTAATGGAGCAGATGAAAG AAATGGGAGTCCTCATTGGAAAAGGAGGATTTTATGGCAATGTTTTTAGGGTTACTCCTCCTCTCTGCTTCACCAAGGAAGATGCAG ATTTTCTCGTTGATGTGATGGATTACTCAATGTCAAAGATGTGA
- the LOC104231272 gene encoding alanine--glyoxylate aminotransferase 2 homolog 3, mitochondrial-like isoform X2 — MQYLYDENGRRYLDAFGGIATVCCGHCHPEVVESIVNQTKRLQHSTVLYLNHAVADFAEALASKLPGDLKVVFFTNSGTEANELALMMARLYTGCQDVISLRNGYHGNAAGTMGSTAQSSYKFNVVQTGVHHALNPDQYRGVFGSDGLKYARDLDDLITYGTSGRVAGFIAEAIQGVGGILELAPGYLPAVYDRVRKAGGICIADEVQSGFARTGSHFWGFEGHGVVPDIVTMAKGIGNGIPLGAVVTTPEIAKVLTNRSYFNTFGGNPVCTAGGLAVLRVIEKEKLQQNAFSVGSYLKNRLTSLMEKHEIIGDVRGRGLMLGVELVTDRQSKTPAKVEILRVMEQMKEMGVLIGKGGFYGNVFRVTPPLCFTKEDADFLVDVMDYSMSKM, encoded by the exons ATGCAGTATTTGTATGACGAAAATGGGCGGAGATATCTAGATGCATTTGGAGGGATTGCTACAGTGTGTTGTGGGCATTGCCATCCTGAGGTGGTTGAATCAATTGTTAATCAAACAAAGCGTTTGCAGCACTCCACTGTTTTGTATTTGAATCATGCTGTAGCTGATTTTGCTGAGGCACTTGCATCCAAGTTGCCTGGAGATCTCAAG GTTGTCTTCTTTACAAATTCGGGCACGGAGGCGAATGAGTTGGCTTTGATGATGGCACGGTTGTACACTGGTTGCCAAGATGTTATTTCCCTTAGGAATGGCTATCATGGCAATGCTGCTGGGACAATGGGTTCCACTGCCCAGTCGAGCTACAAGTTCAATGTTGTACAG ACTGGAGTTCACCATGCCCTGAACCCTGATCAATATAGAGGTGTGTTTGGTTCAGACGGACTGAAATATGCGAGGGATTTAGATGATTTGATCACCTATGGAACTAGTGGTCGTGTGGCTGGTTTTATTGCAGAAGCTATACAG GGAGTTGGCGGGATTTTGGAGCTGGCCCCAGGATACTTGCCAGCGGTCTATGACAGAGTCAGAAAGGCAGGAGGCATTTGTATAGCTGATGAGGTCCAGTCGGGATTTGCTCGGACGGGGAGCCatttttggggatttgaaggtcACGGTGTCGTGCCTGATATTGTTACCATGGCAAAG GGCATTGGAAATGGCATCCCACTTGGTGCTGTGGTCACCACACCCGAGATTGCAAAGGTCCTGACTAATCGCAGTTATTTCAACACCTTCGGCGGTAATCCTGTGTGTACTGCTGGGGGCCTAGCTGTTCTCAGAGTAATTGAAAAAGAGAAGCTTCAGCAAAATGCATTCAGTGTCGGATCATATCTTAAAAACCGGCTTACTTCTCTAATGGAGAAACATGAAA TAATTGGTGATGTGAGGGGAAGAGGTCTGATGCTTGGCGTTGAGCTGGTTACTGATAGACAGTCAAAAACTCCAGCTAAGGTGGAAATATTGCGAGTAATGGAGCAGATGAAAG AAATGGGAGTCCTCATTGGAAAAGGAGGATTTTATGGCAATGTTTTTAGGGTTACTCCTCCTCTCTGCTTCACCAAGGAAGATGCAG ATTTTCTCGTTGATGTGATGGATTACTCAATGTCAAAGATGTGA